In Massilistercora timonensis, the following are encoded in one genomic region:
- the pepV gene encoding dipeptidase PepV: MEQRIDELVKSYREDMIQSLEELVSIPSVINLENAGEGAPFGMEIRSALDGLMKLAGELGFETRDYDGYAAAVDFGTEGKEVGILSHIDVVPPGNGWTKNPFVPEIVNGKMYGRGTIDDKGPLVASLYAMKAVKESGLPIRNHVRHIIGCDEETGHRCIKYYLTKEKGPDLGFSPDGMFSVIHAEKGILRFRIQTNRKLPDTKELSVIRIAGGTVVNAVPNIAEVWLGGLREQLEEVQKEFRIKAAEGSAEMEGDVLHLTFPGVSAHAMQPWLGENAILSMIRFLKELPFGDPKTREYFQNLDTLFGDGWEGRNLGVACQDQLSGRLSMNLGILNVEGENTELKVDVRCPVHIDLDTVWKTICLTCEKYGFQPEYWQKRPPLYVPKDARLVQTLLDVYEDVTGKREEAITIGGGTYCRDVENFVSFGPVFPGEPELAHEADEFIDLDQMVECARLYAQALYRLLQME; encoded by the coding sequence ATGGAGCAACGAATCGATGAACTTGTGAAGTCCTACCGGGAGGACATGATCCAGTCCCTGGAGGAGCTGGTCTCTATCCCCAGCGTGATCAATCTGGAGAACGCCGGGGAGGGCGCACCTTTTGGCATGGAGATCCGAAGCGCCCTGGACGGGCTTATGAAGCTGGCCGGGGAGCTTGGGTTTGAGACCCGGGATTACGACGGCTATGCCGCTGCGGTGGACTTTGGAACAGAAGGGAAGGAAGTTGGGATCTTATCTCACATTGATGTGGTCCCGCCGGGGAACGGCTGGACGAAGAATCCTTTTGTCCCGGAGATCGTGAATGGAAAAATGTACGGGCGTGGAACCATTGATGACAAGGGACCGCTGGTTGCATCTCTTTACGCTATGAAAGCGGTGAAGGAAAGCGGTCTTCCCATCCGGAATCATGTGCGGCACATTATCGGCTGCGACGAAGAGACCGGGCACCGGTGCATCAAGTACTACCTGACAAAGGAGAAGGGGCCGGATCTGGGCTTCTCTCCGGATGGAATGTTTTCTGTTATCCATGCGGAGAAGGGGATCCTGCGGTTCCGGATCCAGACGAACCGGAAGCTGCCGGATACAAAGGAACTAAGCGTGATCCGGATCGCCGGCGGAACGGTGGTAAACGCAGTGCCCAATATCGCGGAAGTATGGCTTGGAGGACTCAGAGAGCAACTGGAAGAGGTTCAGAAGGAATTCCGGATCAAGGCCGCGGAAGGTTCCGCGGAAATGGAAGGGGATGTCCTTCACCTTACCTTCCCGGGAGTCAGCGCCCATGCCATGCAGCCCTGGCTTGGAGAAAATGCAATCCTGTCCATGATCCGTTTCCTGAAGGAACTGCCTTTTGGAGATCCGAAGACCCGGGAATATTTCCAGAACCTGGATACTCTCTTTGGAGACGGCTGGGAAGGCCGGAACCTGGGAGTTGCCTGTCAGGATCAGCTGTCCGGGAGACTGTCCATGAACCTGGGGATCCTGAACGTGGAGGGAGAGAATACGGAACTTAAGGTAGATGTGCGCTGCCCGGTCCATATCGATCTGGATACGGTGTGGAAGACCATCTGTCTGACCTGTGAGAAGTACGGCTTTCAGCCGGAGTACTGGCAGAAGCGGCCGCCTCTCTATGTACCTAAGGATGCGCGTCTGGTGCAGACGCTTCTGGATGTGTACGAAGATGTGACTGGAAAGAGGGAGGAAGCCATCACCATCGGCGGAGGAACCTACTGCCGGGATGTGGAGAATTTCGTTTCCTTTGGCCCGGTATTTCCAGGGGAGCCGGAACTGGCTCACGAGGCGGATGAATTTATCGACCTGGATCAGATGGTAGAGTGCGCAAGGCTCTACGCCCAGGCGCTGTATCGCCTGCTGCAGATGGAATAG
- a CDS encoding aspartate/glutamate racemase family protein codes for MKRRKLLYLKAVAYDSMNQEIREYLEPFLDEKTDLEVRSIPKGTSHMEYHFYQAVNQQEILKGILQAEKDGFDACIISCFDDPSLYEGREISRNMIVTAPGEASAHLAATLGNKFSVIVGRKKWIPQMEENIHKYGLGRKLASFRSLDLGVLEFHENEDKTRRRMEEEIRKAVEEDQAEVIVLGCTMQFGFYREMQEKFQIPVIDSMVAAVKYAEYMVEMREKAGWTFSRAGLYERPPEKEMQAWELEKICDMEGLL; via the coding sequence ATGAAAAGACGAAAACTTTTGTATCTGAAAGCGGTAGCCTATGATTCTATGAATCAGGAAATCCGGGAATATCTGGAGCCGTTTCTGGATGAGAAGACAGACCTTGAGGTAAGAAGTATTCCCAAAGGAACCAGCCATATGGAATATCATTTCTATCAGGCAGTTAATCAGCAGGAGATCCTCAAAGGGATCCTGCAGGCGGAGAAGGATGGATTTGATGCCTGCATCATCAGTTGTTTTGATGATCCCAGCCTCTATGAGGGCAGGGAGATTTCCAGAAATATGATCGTAACAGCTCCGGGAGAGGCAAGCGCACATCTGGCGGCAACGTTGGGCAATAAATTTTCTGTGATCGTGGGGCGAAAAAAATGGATTCCTCAGATGGAAGAAAATATCCACAAGTATGGCCTGGGGCGTAAGCTTGCTTCTTTCCGAAGCCTTGATCTGGGCGTCCTGGAATTTCATGAAAATGAGGACAAAACCCGAAGGCGGATGGAGGAAGAAATCCGAAAGGCAGTGGAAGAAGACCAGGCGGAGGTGATCGTTCTGGGCTGTACCATGCAGTTTGGATTTTACCGGGAGATGCAGGAAAAGTTTCAGATCCCGGTCATTGATTCCATGGTGGCGGCAGTGAAATATGCGGAATACATGGTAGAAATGAGAGAAAAGGCTGGCTGGACATTCAGCCGGGCCGGCCTGTATGAACGGCCGCCGGAGAAAGAGATGCAGGCCTGGGAATTGGAGAAAATATGTGATATGGAAGGTCTGCTTTGA
- a CDS encoding DUF4258 domain-containing protein, protein MKWYKHALERMQERDISRQDVKNCIMQGEIIEDYPDDFPHPSCLIFGRTMDQKVIHVVVSLDEDQDTIGIITVYYPSVEKFEKDLKTRKVRK, encoded by the coding sequence ATGAAATGGTATAAGCATGCGTTAGAGCGTATGCAGGAACGGGATATAAGCCGGCAGGATGTAAAAAACTGTATTATGCAGGGGGAGATCATAGAAGATTACCCGGATGATTTTCCTCATCCAAGTTGTCTTATCTTTGGTCGGACGATGGATCAAAAAGTTATCCATGTTGTGGTAAGCTTAGATGAGGATCAGGATACAATAGGGATTATAACCGTATATTATCCTAGTGTTGAAAAATTTGAGAAAGATTTAAAAACAAGGAAGGTGCGTAAATAA
- a CDS encoding type II toxin-antitoxin system MqsA family antitoxin: protein MLCKCDTVRQSTTTHVVNYRGSVIVIKNVPCEECEQCGEIFYTDEVAEHLETMVNDAKKLLQEISVIDYTKVA, encoded by the coding sequence ATGTTATGTAAATGTGATACAGTACGGCAAAGTACCACAACTCATGTGGTAAATTACAGAGGATCTGTTATTGTGATCAAGAATGTACCCTGTGAAGAGTGTGAGCAGTGTGGAGAAATTTTTTATACAGATGAAGTAGCGGAACATTTGGAGACAATGGTCAATGACGCAAAGAAACTTCTGCAGGAAATTTCTGTGATTGATTATACCAAGGTTGCGTGA
- a CDS encoding OPT/YSL family transporter gives MKDDQAVKDVKPFDKIPCSEPMTIIFGSVLAILSGIICMQIMGKVGVSANTSILGAIFAMLVARIPTTVFGRFKNLERQNYIQTIVSGAGFSAANCAFVAVAILFVMGEYEVILPMALGCIFGTLISVYTVGALFDSPLFPANEAWAPGVATAEVLEAGDEGGDKAKRVIQGIVVGILGSGVKLPVGAVGIVFIANIVSMLALGIGLLIRGYCEPLTGFNIGATNIPQGFLVGAGLIALVQSVISIYQGSAKNKKKSLEASEEEKLTVSASSTKKTLIIALVTHLVGGVLVGVICGTFSGMPPVQMVLWLIWTAFASVASMIIIGKAAMYSGWFPGFAVTTIFMTIGVVMGFPPLAVAVLTGYISSVGPCFADMGYDLKTGWIIRGKSKNVGYELYGRKQQVLIEMLGALIGIVVVIFCADMTMKDGLIPATSIVFATTAEAGTNMALVKELIIWAIPGAIIQIIGRKYMFGVLLATGLLINNPIYGIGVIVAVIMRKIIGDEFMNCRDAGLIAGDGLYGFFSSLIKMFV, from the coding sequence ATGAAAGACGATCAAGCAGTAAAAGATGTAAAACCATTTGACAAAATACCTTGTTCCGAGCCGATGACCATTATTTTTGGATCAGTTCTCGCAATATTATCTGGTATTATATGTATGCAGATCATGGGAAAAGTGGGGGTCTCTGCAAACACATCTATTTTGGGAGCGATTTTTGCAATGCTGGTAGCAAGGATCCCGACTACCGTATTTGGCAGATTTAAAAATCTTGAACGCCAGAATTATATCCAGACCATTGTATCCGGCGCAGGATTCTCTGCAGCCAACTGTGCGTTTGTAGCAGTGGCGATCCTGTTTGTAATGGGAGAATATGAAGTGATCCTGCCGATGGCGCTGGGATGTATCTTCGGTACACTGATTTCTGTTTATACAGTTGGAGCATTATTTGATTCTCCACTGTTTCCTGCTAATGAGGCATGGGCGCCTGGTGTGGCTACAGCAGAGGTCCTGGAGGCAGGCGATGAGGGCGGAGATAAAGCAAAGCGTGTCATCCAGGGAATTGTTGTAGGAATCCTGGGGAGCGGTGTCAAGCTGCCGGTAGGTGCGGTGGGAATCGTGTTTATTGCCAATATTGTTTCTATGTTGGCTTTGGGAATCGGACTGTTGATCCGAGGATATTGCGAACCGTTGACTGGGTTTAATATCGGGGCGACAAATATTCCGCAGGGATTCCTGGTAGGAGCAGGTCTGATCGCATTGGTGCAGTCTGTAATATCTATTTACCAGGGCTCGGCAAAAAATAAAAAGAAATCACTGGAAGCGAGCGAAGAAGAGAAGTTGACGGTTTCCGCGTCCAGCACAAAGAAGACGTTGATCATTGCACTGGTTACGCATCTGGTTGGCGGAGTGCTTGTGGGAGTGATCTGCGGAACGTTTTCTGGAATGCCGCCGGTTCAAATGGTGCTGTGGCTTATCTGGACAGCGTTTGCATCGGTAGCGTCCATGATCATTATTGGAAAAGCGGCGATGTATTCCGGCTGGTTCCCGGGATTTGCAGTTACTACGATTTTTATGACCATCGGTGTTGTTATGGGATTCCCACCGCTTGCAGTTGCGGTGTTGACAGGTTATATCAGTTCCGTGGGGCCTTGTTTTGCCGACATGGGGTATGATCTGAAAACAGGATGGATCATCCGTGGAAAAAGTAAGAATGTAGGTTATGAACTTTATGGAAGAAAGCAACAGGTTCTGATCGAAATGCTGGGAGCCCTGATCGGAATCGTAGTGGTTATTTTCTGTGCCGATATGACAATGAAAGATGGCCTGATTCCTGCTACAAGTATTGTGTTTGCGACAACGGCTGAGGCCGGGACGAACATGGCACTGGTAAAAGAGTTGATAATCTGGGCGATTCCAGGAGCGATCATTCAGATAATCGGAAGAAAGTACATGTTTGGCGTGCTTCTGGCCACAGGGCTTCTCATTAATAATCCAATCTATGGTATTGGTGTGATCGTGGCCGTTATCATGCGCAAGATTATTGGAGATGAGTTCATGAACTGCCGGGATGCAGGTCTGATCGCCGGAGATGGCTTATATGGATTTTTCTCCAGTCTTATCAAAATGTTTGTTTAG
- a CDS encoding AroM family protein: MKIGAVTIGQSPRVDVTPDMLPILGDQVELIQAGALDGLSKAEIELMAPKEDDYVLVSRLNDGTFAKFGKSFILERMQTCISELEEQGASLIMLFCAGTFPDTFTSKVPLIYPAKILNGLAKALSRNANIIVITPDEEQVQQAYDQWGPIMKKVTPIPANPYKGLDEVRKAAELAKDIEADLIVMDCIGYTREARKIVATVSEKPVLLCRTTMARVVREMIDGKLSDE, translated from the coding sequence ATGAAAATCGGAGCGGTAACGATAGGTCAGTCTCCCAGAGTGGATGTTACACCGGATATGTTACCTATTTTGGGGGACCAGGTGGAACTGATCCAGGCAGGAGCCCTGGATGGGCTGAGCAAGGCAGAGATAGAACTTATGGCGCCGAAAGAGGATGACTATGTTCTGGTCTCAAGGTTGAATGACGGCACTTTTGCGAAATTCGGAAAGAGTTTTATTCTGGAGAGAATGCAAACCTGTATTTCCGAATTAGAAGAGCAGGGCGCTTCACTGATCATGCTTTTCTGTGCGGGAACTTTTCCGGATACTTTTACATCGAAAGTTCCTTTGATCTATCCGGCAAAAATTCTGAACGGCCTGGCTAAGGCGCTGAGCAGGAATGCGAATATTATCGTGATCACGCCAGATGAAGAGCAGGTTCAGCAGGCTTATGATCAGTGGGGACCAATTATGAAAAAAGTTACGCCGATACCGGCCAATCCGTATAAAGGACTTGATGAAGTGCGGAAAGCAGCGGAGTTGGCAAAGGATATTGAGGCGGACCTGATCGTTATGGATTGTATTGGTTATACAAGAGAGGCCAGAAAGATCGTGGCGACCGTTTCAGAGAAACCAGTTCTGCTGTGCAGAACAACTATGGCCCGTGTAGTCAGAGAGATGATAGACGGGAAACTGTCAGATGAATAA
- a CDS encoding InlB B-repeat-containing protein — protein sequence MKMAIGSGKLIYDRKLLERAWDQAVLWLILAAFCVAAYGLVSVQATVVETGRSERGAVSRGMISAGTAESLAGIREGKPDWMTWTLPGALVLTEELDVTLEERQEAVKAEGLSDSGGAMAAAAPVETAPAEKAPAEEAPAVEMPGTDTAVVPVEIPVILHGNGGLPETSELTVAADGFDLEGLAEPTRLGKLFDGWYLDAGCTIPFTKVEEGASRVELYAGWKEFTGYRCDDAGYVAGYTDAGLVLTDGLVALPAHGSCVGLRAGAFAGIEEEIFEIYIPANITNIEEHAFTGMSNLLFIEVAAGNPAYYSVDGLLYHSDGSLAVTPAGRQMM from the coding sequence ATGAAGATGGCAATTGGAAGCGGGAAACTGATCTATGACCGAAAACTGCTGGAACGGGCATGGGACCAGGCGGTCCTGTGGCTGATCCTGGCAGCGTTCTGTGTCGCGGCCTATGGTCTGGTATCTGTTCAGGCGACAGTGGTGGAAACCGGGAGATCTGAGAGAGGAGCAGTGTCCCGGGGAATGATATCAGCGGGGACAGCGGAATCTCTTGCCGGGATCCGTGAAGGGAAGCCGGATTGGATGACCTGGACTCTTCCCGGCGCGCTGGTTCTGACAGAAGAGCTGGATGTGACTTTGGAGGAAAGGCAGGAAGCGGTGAAGGCAGAAGGACTTTCTGACAGTGGCGGGGCTATGGCTGCGGCGGCTCCTGTGGAGACAGCGCCTGCGGAGAAAGCGCCGGCAGAAGAGGCGCCTGCAGTGGAGATGCCTGGGACGGATACGGCTGTTGTGCCAGTTGAGATCCCGGTGATCCTGCACGGGAACGGCGGTCTGCCGGAGACGTCGGAACTGACAGTGGCAGCGGATGGCTTTGACCTGGAAGGCCTGGCGGAACCAACCCGCCTTGGTAAGCTGTTTGATGGCTGGTATCTGGACGCCGGGTGCACCATTCCATTTACCAAAGTGGAGGAGGGAGCATCCCGGGTGGAACTGTATGCGGGATGGAAAGAATTTACAGGATATCGGTGTGACGACGCCGGATATGTGGCGGGCTACACAGATGCGGGGCTGGTGCTTACAGACGGTCTGGTAGCGCTGCCTGCCCATGGCAGCTGCGTGGGTCTTCGGGCAGGCGCTTTCGCCGGGATTGAAGAGGAGATCTTTGAGATTTACATACCGGCTAATATCACCAATATCGAGGAACATGCATTTACGGGAATGTCCAATCTTTTGTTTATCGAAGTGGCGGCTGGAAACCCGGCTTATTACAGCGTGGATGGCCTATTGTATCACAGCGACGGGAGCCTGGCGGTGACGCCGGCGGGACGGCAGATGATGTAG